The Gemmatimonas aurantiaca genomic sequence CGATGCGCGCGCTGCGATGCATGCGCCACGCCAGCGCACCGAGCCGGTCTTCGGGACGCACATGGAAGTCCCGGTCCCAGAGGAACATCTCCCAGTACAACGACTGCCCCTCGTTCCAGAACGGCGTCGAGAACATCCGGCGATGCGGATTGTAACGCGCCGACATGAACCCCTGCAGATGATGCCCGGGATTGAGCTCGTGAAACACCACCGCCCGGGAGAAGTACGGATTGTTTCCCCGCAAACTCATGAGCTTCTCTTCTTCCGTCATATCCGCCGTGGGATAGGACACGAGAATGTTCTCGCCCCCGAGGAAGAACGGACTCACCCGCTGTCGCTCGGGCGAGAGCATCTCCATGCGCCAGTCCTCGCGCGCCAGTGCAGGGATGGTCACCCAGTCGTGTTTGTCGAAAAAAGACTCGGCTTCATTGGCGAGATCACGAATGAGATCCGGCTGCTTACCCGGCTCCACATACGCATCCTTGATCTTCTCCATCGCGGCCTTCCAATCGTCACCAAACCCCATCTGCCGCGCCGCCTTCTTCGCCTCGGCTTCGCTGAACGCATACTCCTTCTCCGCGATCGCGATCAGTTCCTCGGCCGAATACGGAATCATGGCGTGACGCAGATCCATCGCCAGCCCCTCGGCACCGATGGGATCCCCGATGATCGGTTCATTGGCCGCCGCTGCGTTGCGCGCTCCGCCACCGCCCGGAGCGCCACCGCCCTGCTGCCCTCCTGCCGGTGCACCGGGCGTCCCACCCTGACCGGCCGGCGCGGCGTTTGCCACCTGGATCCCCACGAGTCGCTGGCGTACCGTCTGCGCATAGCGCCGCAATGACTCGTCGAGACGCTGCCAGGGATTCGTCACCCACCACGAAAAGAGCGGATCGTAGCCGTTGTAGTAGCGATACCAGTTCGTCACCACCGACCGCACCTGATCGACCTCATCGGCCGCACGATTGGCCGCCGTGCGCGACACCCGCGGCACGGCGGGACGCGCTCGCGTGGCCGTGTCCCCGGCCGGCCGCGCGGGCGCCGGTTCGAGCAGCGCGCGCAGACTGTCCACCTGCTTCGTCACATCGGCCAGCAGACGGGCCGATTTCTGACCATCCACCGACAGCAACTCACGACGGTCTTCCTGCAACTTGAGCAGCGTCGGCGCAAAGGGAGTGAGCGCCGCCGTCTCACGCAGTTGCTGGTCCTCGCGGCCCATCAGCTCGAGCTGATATCGCAGATGGTTGTCCAACAGGACATAGTCCACCTTTCCTTCCTGCGACAGCTTGCCAAAATCGAACTCGGCCAGCCGCTGACGCCATGTGCCGTAGAAGTTCTTCAGACGCGCACGACGCGAAGGCGAATCCGGCGTGTCATAACGACGTTGCAGCGACCCCGCATCGGCAGAATAGCGCACCACGATGTCCGCCAGTTCGCTCGTGGTGCTGGTCATGACCGAGCCCAGCACCGGTACACTGGCCTTGGGATCGGCGGGGAAGATCTGTCGCGTGGTGGGCGGGATGCCGGCGCTCTGTGCCGTCGCGACGTCCGGATGCGCAAGGAGCATGGAAACCGTTGCCAGTACGGTCACGGGAAAAGCGACGGTCGAGCGAGCAGACATTGCGGAGAACTCCGGCATCACGGAAGGGAACGACCAAGCGAGTGGCGATGAACTTGTCGCGCCATCCGGCGTTGCACCAGCGGCAACGATCACCGCAGCGCTTCCAACACCTCCCACCGCTCCATCATCGCCAGCACCTCCTCGTCTAACTGCGCCGCCCGCGCCTGCAACGCCACCACGCGCGCACCATCGCGCAGGACCATTGGATCGGCCAGTTGCGCATAACACCCGTCACGCTCCTCCTCGGCGGCGGCGATCCGGTCGGGAAGTCCATCGAGTTCGGCGGACTCCTTGAATGAGAGTTTGCGCCTCTTCTCTTTGACTGGTGCGGCGGATGGCCGTGCCGGGGCGGCTTCCGATGCGCGGGCGGGCGCCAGCACCGCCTCCGCGGGCACCGGACGCTGACGGATCCAGTCGGAGTACCCACCGACGTACTCGTGCACCTCTCCCCGTCCTTCGAACACCAGGGTGCTCGTCACCACGGCATCGAGAAAGGCACGGTCGTGCGACACCAGCAGCAGCGTGCCACCGAACCCCAGCAACAGCGACTCGAGCACGTCCAGCGTCTCCATGTCGAGATCGTTGGTGGGTTCGTCGAGCACGAGCACGTTGAACCGTTTCGTGAACAGCCGCGCCAGCAGCAACCGATTGCGTTCACCGCCACTCAGGGCGCGAATGGGCGTGCGCGCACGATCCGGTGAGAACAGGAAATCCTGCAGATAGCCGTGCACATGCCGGCGCTCGTTGCCGATCTGCACCCATTCACTGCCTTCGCCGATGCTTTCGAAGACCGTCTGCTCGGGATCGAGCTGTTCACGCAACTGATCGAAGTACGCGATCTCGAGATTGGTGCCGTGCCGCACCACGCCGGCATCCGGAGCGAGTTCGCCGAGCAGCAACCGGATGAGCGTGGTCTTCCCCGAGCCATTGGGTCCGATGAGTCCCACCCGATCGCCGCGCATGATCGTGGTGGTGAGATCGCGCACGATGGGACGGTCGCCATGCGAAAAAGTCAGCCCCTGCGTTTCGATGACGAGACGTCCGGAGCGATCGGCTTCCTGCACCTGCGCGCGCGTAGTACCAACGCGTTCCCGTCGGGTCGCGCGATCCACGCGCATCGCCTCGAGCGCGCGCACGCGGCCTTCATTGCGCGTACGACGTGCCTGGATACCCGTTCGGATCCACACCTCTTCCTGCGCCAGGCGACGATCGAAGTCCTCCCACGCTTTCGATTCGGCGTGGAGCATCGCGTCCTTGCGCTCGAGATAGGTCTCGTAGCTCGTGCCAAAATCCGCGAGCTGGCCGCGATCGAGTTCCACCACGCGCGTGGCCACACGACGCAGGAAGGCGCGATCGTGCGTGACGAACACCAGCGTGATGCCCTGCGCGATGAGATACGTCTCCATCCACTCGATGGCATCGATATCGAGATGGTTGGTGGGTTCGTCCAGCAGCAGCACATCGGGCGCACTGACGAGGGCACGGGCCAGCAGCGTCTGCCGGGTGCGTCCACCGGATGCGTGCTCGATGAGCGCGTCGGCATCGAGCTGCAGATGCTGCAACACGGTCTCCACCCGTCGATGCAGTTGCCAACCATCGGCGGCATCGATCTGCCGGTGACGGCGATCGAGTTCCGCCAGCGCGGCGTCGGAGTGATCGGTGCTCACCCGCACCGAGGCCGCGTGAAACGCCGTGAGCAAACGTCCGCGCTCTCCGAGCCCCGATGCCACCACATCGAAAATCGAGCCGGAGAGCGTACGTGGCACATCCTGTTCGAGACGGGCCACGGTGACCCCGCCCTGCCGGACCACGAGGCCATCGTCGGGAGCGAGCGTGCCGTCGAGCACCTGCATGAACGTGCTCTTGCCGGCGCCGTTGCGTCCCAGCAGACACACCCGCTCCCCGCGTTCGATGGCGAAGTTCGCGCCATCGAGCACCGGCGGTCCGCCAAACGCGATCGTGGCGCCCTGCAGCGAGATCAGCGCCATGGACTGCACCAGGATGCGCGCTGCGAATGCGGACCATGCCCTGCCCTGCGGTTTCTCCGTCCCATGGGCGCAAGCTCGCCCGACCGGGGACGCAATGCAACGCCTGTCCGTGATGGTATTTGGTATATTTCGGGATGTCCGTCGCCGAGCCGCGACCCCTCGGGGCTTCACTGCCGCGGCAGGCCCCGATCCTGCTCTATGACGGTGAATGTGGAGTCTGCGCCGCGAGTGTACAGTTCGTGTTGCGGCACGAACGGGCTTTGGCATCCGCGGCGCACCGTCTGTATTTCGCCCCGTTGCGGGGAGAGGTCGCGAGCAGGCTCCGGAAGGAGCACCCGACGCTGGCCGGTGTCGATTCCGTCATCTGGGTGACCGGTATTTTGGGCCACTCTCCCGCGATCCTCGTCCGGAGTGATGCGGTGCTCGCGGTGCTGCGTTATCTGGGTGGCCCCTGGCGCTGGCTCGCGGCGGCAGGGCGTATCGTCCCCCGCGGGTTTCGCGATACCCTCTACGGGATGATCGCCCGCCGGCGTTACCGGCTGGCCCCGCGCAGGTGTCTGCTGCCGTCGGCGATCGGCCCCTCGCGCTTTCTGGATTGAACGGGCAGGATTCTGCATGACGCTTCCATTGCCCGAATACGACCAGCTCGATGGTCTCGCCATGGCGGACCTCGTGCACCGGAGGGAGATCACGCCCACGGAGCTGGCCGAGGCGGCGCTCGCCCGCATGGCCGCCCGCAATCCGGCGCTCAATGCCATCGTGCGTCCGCTCGAGGCGATGGCCCGTGAGATGGCGCAGGCACTGGAGGCCGCGCTGAAAGCATCACCCGATCATCACGCGCCGTTCGTCGGTGTGCCGATGGTCATCAAAGACATGCTCGCCAACATCGCGAACGTGCCCACCAGCTTCGGCAACCATCGCCTGCAGCAGATCGTGGCGCCGGATGACAGCGAACTCGTCGCGCGGTACCGACGGGCCGGCGCGGTGTTCATCGGCAAGTCCAACACACCGGAGTTCGGACTCACGCCATTCACGGAGAGCGAAGCGTTGGGGCCGGCGCACAATCCCTGGGACACCGGCAAGACCACGGGCGGATCGAGCGGGGGTTCGGGGGCGGCTGTCGCCGCGCGCATCGTCCCGATCGGTCATGGTGGTGATGGCGGCGGCTCCATCCGCATCCCGGCATCATGCAACGGCGTCTTCGGTCTCAAACCGAGTCGTGGTCGCATGCCCACCGGCCCGGTGTTCGGCGATTCGTGGCGGGGGTTCGTGCAGGAGCATGTGCTCACCATCAGCGTGCGCGATTCGGCGGCGATGCTCGACGCCACTGCCGGTGAGGACATCGGCACACCGGTGGCCTGTCCGCGGCAGGAGCGCCCCTATCTCGACGAAGTGCAACGTGACCCGGAGCCCCTGCGTATCGCGGTGACCACCACGCCATTCTTCGGCAAGGATGTGCATCCCGATTGCATCGCGGCGCTCGACGATGCCGCGACGCTGCTGTCGTCGCTGGGGCATCATGTCGAGCGCGCGGAGCCCGTGGTGAACGGCGCGGCGCTGGCGCGTGCGTTCCTCACCATCGTGGCCGGTGAATGCCGCGCCGATATCGCATGGCTTGGCCAGCAACTCGGCCGCCGTCCGCGCATGGATGACGTGGAGGTCTCCACCTGGGCACTCGGCCTCGTGGGCCGCTCCCTCAGCGCGGGCGACTATGCGAGCGCCGCGCGTGAACTGCAGATGGCCGGTCGCGTCGTCGGTCGTTTTCACGAACGGTACGATCTGCTGCTCACGCCCACACTGGCCGCACCGCCCTTCACCATCGGCGCGCTGCAACCCACGGCGCTGGAACGGGCCGCGTTGAGTGTGATCGGTCGTTTCGGACTGGGCAATGCATTGCGTGCCGCCGGCATGCTGGACGACATCGTCGACAAGGTCTACGCATTCATGCCCTACACGGCGCTGTTCAATGTCACGGGTCAGCCGGCGATGTCGGTGCCGCTGTACTGGAATGCGACGGGGCTGCCCATCGGCACGCAGATGGTTGCGCGGTTCGGCGATGAAGCCACCCTGTTTCAGGTGGCCGGTCAGTTGGAACGCGCGAGACCGTGGGCCGCGCGCGTTCCGTTCTGACTGTATCAGCTCACCGTCACCCTCCACCCGGCTTCACTTCCGCACCATCGCCCCCACCAACTTCGCCACCGCGCCCAGCGTGGTCTGCGCGGCATTCAGTCCCAGCCGGAAATCGGCGTCACTGAAGGTGATGAACAGATCGGTGGGCTGATGCCAGTGGGGATCCCATCCGCTGCCGATCTGCGTGCCGCGTTCGTTCTCCCGCATGCTCACCGACGCCACGAGATCCTGAAATGGACCCGAGTCGGTGTTGGTCATGTGCGGCCCCACCTGCGCGGGATAGTCGGTCGCGTATTTCGTATTCGCTCCATGCAGCGCCCACGCCAGCTCGGCCGATTGCTTCGCCATCTTCGAGTTGGCCTGGAACTCGATGTTCACGTCGGCTTCGGGACGCTGATCCTTCGGGATGGTGCCATCGGCCTTCGGCATGCCATGATCGAACATCATCATGTCGTGCTGGATCATGCCGAGCCAGCGGGGCTCGGGATACTTCCCTGAACCCTTCGGTTCTTCGATGCCCTGCAGACGTGCGCGCTGATCGACGTAGGCATGCGCACCGTTGAGGCCCGTCTCCTCGTTGTTCCAGAGGATGAAGCGCACCGATCGTTCGGTCTGCACACGCGGATCACTGAAGATGCGCGCCAGCTCCATGACGATGGCCGTGCCCGATGCATCGTCATTGACGGCTTCTCCCCATCCGATGCCGTCCATGTGCCCACCGACGATGTACATCTCGTCGGGACGTGTCGTGCCGACTTTCGTGCAGTACACCTCCTGGCGCCTGCCCGGCGTGCTGGGCTCCGCATTCAGCGCGCGAAGACGGGCATCGGGCTGCCGCAATGAATCGTTGTTCACGCCCGTACGTGTCCGGATGCCACGCGGCCGGCCACCACCAACGGCCGTGAGAGCGGCAGGCGGACGATTCGCCGCGTTGCCGGCACCGCCGGTATTCGCAGGACGCGGCTGCGGCGCCGGCGGATTGTATTCGTACGTGATACGCTCCGTGTTCGTACAGCCGTAGCTCCTGAGCTGGGCTTCGATCCAGTCCACCGCATCACGATTGCGCTTGGTGCCCTGGCGGCGGTCACCGAACTGCGCGAGGCCTTTGATGGTGGCCTTGTATTTCGCGAGATCGAGTTGGGAGACCATCACCGCCACCGGGTCGGCGGAGTCGATCACGATGGACGCGGTGGGCAGTACCGCCGGAACCGCGGCGGTCGACGCCCCCGACTGCGCGCCGGTGGCGCACACCGGAATGGAAAGCAGGCAGGCCGCCATCAATGGGGTGATGCGGGCCACGCGGGAACGGGAAAGCATGGGCAGGTGGGAAGACATGGGGATGATCCGTTCAAACCCTGCGGTGGGAACACTCTGTCCAAACGGTGGCAGGAATGGATCGGGCCTCGTCGCCCGACGCCTGCCGTTTCTGCAATCGCTCCGCAGAGACACGTGAAACCTCGCACCGCTGACCACGTGGTGTCAGGGGTCCGGGTCAATCACATCAACATCGGGTCTCATGAGTCCTTCCCTGCGAAACAACCCGCAGCGTCCGCGTGGTCTTCGTCCGACGTCGTGGCCGAACACCGGCCTCATGACCGGGGCCGTGAGTGCGGTCTTCCTGACGTTCACCAGTCCCCTCCAGGCACAGACCGAACGCCAGACGCTCAGCGGCGAGCGCGTGGCCCTGTACAATCTGGCGGGCGAAGTGCGCATCGAACGTGGACGTGGACGTGGACGCACCGTGGAATTCGAGATCACCCGCCGCGGCGCCGATGCACGCCGGCTGCGCATCGAAACCGGTACGGTGCGTGGCATCCCCACGCTGCGCGTCATCTATCCCGACGACGACATCGTCTACAGCCCCGCGTCGGAGCGCAACCGGGGCGCCACCGACAGCCGCATCAACGACGATGGTACCTGGGGTGGCGACAACGGCTGGCGCGGCGGACGACGCGTGCGCATCCGTTCGCGTGGTGATGGCATGGAAGCATGGGCCGACATCCGCGTGCTCGTGCCGGATGGGCAGAAGTTCAACGCCCATCTGCTGGTGGGTGAACTCAAGGCGATCGACGTCGACGCCACCCTCTCGCTCGATGCGGCCTCGGCGCGCATCACCGCCGAACAGGTGCGCGGCAATCTGGATATCGATACGGGATCCGGCGGTATCGTCGTGCGCGACGCCCGGGTATCGACGCTGCGTCTCGATACCGGTTCCGGTGGGGTCACCCTCGATGGCGTCACGGCCGAGGATTGCTCCATCGAGACGGGATCGGGTGGGGTGAGCGGCAGCGCCGCCAACTGTCAGCGTCTCGACATCGACGTGGGATCGGGCGGCGTGCGTCTCGAGGACGCCACCGCGGAAACCATCACCGTCGACGCCGGCAGTGGCAGTGTCTCTCTGGGCTTGCGTCGTTCACCACGTTCGGCCGCGATCGAATCGGGATCCGGTGGTGTCACTCTGAATCTGCCGGCCGACTTCAGTGCGACGGTGGACATCGAAACCGGCAGCGGTGGGATCAGCTCCGATTTCGAGATCAGGACCAGCCGTTTCGCGCGTCGCGAAATACACGGCACGATCGGTGATGGGCGCGGTCGCCTGCGTGTGGAAAGTGGTTCGGGATCGGTGCGCCTCAGACGGGCGCCCTGAGGATCGCCAGCAAGCGTCCGGTGAATCCGAATTCCCAGGTGGTTCCGTAACGAATGTCCGCCACCACATAGCGTCCCCGTTCACGCGTGACGACCACGGTGTCACGCCAGTTCACCGCGGGACGCTGTGTGGTGTTGGTGAAGGCCATCACCACCAACGCCGTGTCACCCTGCGTGATGGTGGTGTCGGGTCTGGCGCTGGTGCGTCCTTCGAACAGACTGCTGAAGGGATCCCCATCGGCGAAGACCGGCTTTTGATCGGGCCGCTCACGCGCCGCCGTCCGTCGCGCCTGATCCGCGTGCGCGAGGGCATCGGCCAGGGAGTCACTGAGAAAGGGCCGCAGTGCCGTGAGGGACAACGAATCGGGCACCGTCTGCACACCCAGCGCATCGAGCATGGCATAGAGTTGCACGGCGGCGTGCGCTGGCGTCTTCGCTTCGGATGGTGCGCACGAGACGGCACCACCCGCGCCGGCGATCAATGCGACGGTCGCCAGACACCGCTGAATCATGCGCGCTCCACGATGGCCAGGCATCATCACGCGACCGCCGGTTCGGATCGCACGGCGGCCCGCTTGTCGAGCTCCCGGTGCAGCAACCAGAACACGAATGCGGCCTGCAGCACCATCGTGCCCACCGACAGCCACCACAGATGCGCGAGTCGGAATGACGACTGACGCGCGAGCCACAGCGCCGGCAGCGCAAAGGTCACCAGACGCGACGCACTGCTGAACAGCGAGGGCATCGTGTTGCCCAGCGCCTGGAACATGCCGCTGCAGGTGAAGATCAGCCCCGTTGCCACGAAGTTCCACGAGATGATGCGCAGAAACTCCGCGGCCACGGCGATGACTTCCGCTTCCGGTGTGAATCCCTTCACCAGCAGGTCGGGGCGCCACTGACAGAGCAACGCCAGCACCGTCATGAGTCCTCCACCCATGATCACGGCCGACCGGAACGTTTCGCGCACCCGATCGAGATGTCCGGCGCCCATGTTCTGTCCGGCCAGCGGCGCCGCCGAGAAGGCGATGGCCATGGCCGGCAGGAAGATCGACTGCATCACCCGTGAACCGATGCCGTAACCGGCCTGCGCCGCCGCACCGAAGTCGCGAATGACATAGTAGTTCACCGCCGTGAACACGAACATCAGGGCGAATTCACCACCGGGCGGCACGCCGATCTTCAGCATGCGTCGTACGACATCCCAGCGCACGCCGAGCAATGCCCGCTGGAAGTACACGTAGTGCTCGAGTCGGAAGAAGTAGCCGAGCAGCAGCATCACACCGGCCGCGATGGCGATCGTGCTGGACAATCCCGCACCGGCCACACCGAGAGCACGACCGGTGCCCCACCCCGCGATGAGCACGGGCGCCAACACGATGTTGAGAATGACGGTGAGCATCTGCACCACCATCATCGGCTTGACGATGCCGGTGCCGCGCAACGCCGAGCCCATCGACACCAGGGCGAACTGCAGGGCCAGACCGGGGATGAACCAGCGCAGATAGGTGACGCCCGCGGCATGGGTGGCCGCATCGGCGCCCACGGTGTTCATGTACCGTTCGCACAGCGCGTATCCGCCCACCAGTGTGATGAGTGCGCACACACCGGCCCACACCACGCTCTGATTGAAGATCAGATTGGCGTCGTCGCGATCCTTGCGGCCGACGGCGTGCGAGATCAACGCCATCGTCCCCACACCGAGCACCTGGGTGAGCGCCATGACGATGTACTGCACATTGCCCGCCGCTCCCACGCCGGCCACCGCGGCGTCGCCGAGCCTGGCGACGAACCACAGGTCGACCAGGAAGTACAGCGTCTGGAAGATCATCCCCGCCGCCATGGGGAGGGCGAGGCGCAGCAGATGTCTGGGGATGGAGCCGTGAGTGAGGTCGCGCACGAGAAGAAAATTCGGGAGACTTCCGGAGAATCGATGGTTGGGAACGCTGGCGTACTGGGATCGGTCGCGCAATATCGCGGCCATATCAGGTCCTGTCGCCGGTGATTGCCGGTGATTGCCGGACCCGGATCGCCGGCCCAGTTTTCCATTTCCCACCGTTGCCCGCCCCTACCAGAACCTGTTCATGCGTCGCTTCGCCATCTTTGCGGGGTCCGCCCTCGCGGCATTCGTTGCGCTCGCCATCCCGGCCAGTCGTGCGGCCGGACAGTCCGACCCGTCCATGCCGCCGGTCAATGACCGCCCCAATCCGTTCCGGACGGTGGAGGGGTGGGCCAAACTGCCCGAGGGCCGAACGTGGGGCTCCACCAGCGCGGTCGCGATCGACAAGGACGGCCGGAGTATCTGGGTGGCCGAACGCTGCGGTGTGAACTCCTGCGCGGCTTCGTCATTGCCGTCGGTACTCAAGTTCGACGAACGTGGTACGCTCGTCACGGCGTTCGGCGCCGGCATGATTCTCTCGCCCCATGGTATCCATGTCGACCGGGACGGGAACATCTGGGTGGTGGATTGTACCTGCACCGGCGGCAGGACGCCGGCACCTCCGGGCAAGGGGCATCAGATCTACAAGTTCTCGCCCACCGGCACTCTCCTCATGACACTCGGCGCACCAGGCGGTGGCCGGGACAGCGCCTTCTTCTGGCAACCCAACACGGTCATCACGGCGCGCAACGGCGACATCTACGTGGCCGAGGGACATTCGTCGCGTGAGGGCTCCAACGCGCGCATTCTGGTGTTCGACGCGCAGGGCAAGCTCAAGCGGACCTGGGGCTCGTTCGGGAAAGGTGACGGACAGCTCGATCAACCGCATGCACTGGCCATGGATTCGCGCGGGCGCTTGTTCATCGGGGATCGTGGCAACAGCCGGATCCTGATCGTCGACGAGCAGTTCAGAGTGCTCGATACCTGGTATCAGTTCAGCAGCCCCAGTGGCATCTGGATCGATGCGCGCGATTCGATCTATGTGGCCGACTCCGAATCGGGATCGGTGAACCCGCCGCATGGGGCGTGGAAGCGCGGCATCCGTATCGGCAGCGCCCGGACCGGGGTGGTGACGGCCTTCATTCCCGATCCGGAGCCGAACCCGCCCACGACGAGCAGCGCCGAGGGCGTGGCCGTGGACGCGGCCGGCAATATCTACGGCGCGGAAGTGGGGCAGAAGGCGCTCAAGCGGTACGAGCGCAGGAAATAACGAAACAAGAAAACTGCTTTGCCGCGGATTACGCGGCAAAGCAGTTGCTGTTGGCCGTTACCGCTTCCTCGGCAACCGTAAAGCGACCAGGCTCGTGTTCTCCTCAGCTCCCGTCGCAAAGACGATGTACTGTTCGCCCTTGTGCAGGAACGTCATCGGCACCGCGGTGGTCTTGGCCGGAATCTCCAGCGCACCGACCTGTTTTCCACTCGCCTTGTCCAGCGCGAACAGCTTGGGCGGTTCACCCGGCAGACCGCCGCTGCGTCCCGTGCCGTAGATCAGCAACGACTTGGTCGTGATGGCCTGCGCCTGTCCACGGCCCGGAAGCTGCGGGATCGTGACCCCGCTCCAGATCGGATCACGGCTGGTCTGCTTGATGTATCCCGCGTTCGGCATCCACCACGCCTTGTCGCCCGTCTTCATGTCGTAGGCCGTGATGCCGCCATACTGTTTGGGCTTCAGAATCGAGATGCCGCCGATCATCGAGCCGGACGCACGTCCGGCAAACCCCACGTTCTCCGGCTTCTTGTAACCCGCCGGCGTCGGCAGCGCACCGATCAGACCACAGTTCGACGCCGGTGAGCTGTAGTCGAACTCCGAACACGGATCGTTGAGCAGCGACGTGGTGCTGAGTCCCGTGATCGAAGCCACGTACAGCAGACCCGTTTCCGGATCGTGCGTCGCGCCACCATCGATGTTCACGCCACCGCTCGCGCCTGGCGCATACCACGCACAACGGAACCCCGTCGAATCCTTGCCGTCACCTGCGGCGGGCGGAATGTAGTACGGCCCCATACGACACCGCTTCGCCAACACGAGCGCCGAGTCCCTGATGGCCGGCGTGTAGTCGATGAGATCCTCGGCCATCAATCCCTGCTGCGAATACGGAGCGGGTTTGGATGGAATGGGCTGTGTTGGTGCAGACTTCTCGCCCGGCACGCCACTCTGCAGCACCGGCTTCTCGTCGATCGGCCAGATCGGTTCGCCCGTGGCGCGGTCGAAGACATACAACCACCCCTGCTTCGTGGGCTGCGCCACCACCTTGCGCACGCGTCCGTTCACCGTGACATCCATGAGATTCGGCGCCATCGGTGCGTCGTAGTCCCAGATGTCATGATGCACCATCTGGTAGTGCCACTTGCGCTTGCCCGTCTTCACATCGAGCGCCACCAGACTGTTGCCGAACAGATTGTCACCCGGACGATGGCCGCCGTATTCGTCCATGAGCGGCATGCCGGCGGGGATGTACACCAGGCCGAGTTGTTCGTCGGCAGCATACGGCGCCCAGGCATCCACCTTGCCCACACCCTTCGTTCCCTGCTTCGACCCGTTCTTCCACGTCTCGGCGCCGAACTCACCAGGCTGCGGCACGAGATTGAACTTCCAGAGCAACCGGCCGGTGGGAATATCGAACGCGCGGATCGTGCCGATCGGGTTGGTCGCGCGAATGGGATAGTAGCCGTGAATGGACGAGTTGCCGACGATGAACACATTGCCCACCACCATGCCGGGTGAACTGGAGGCGACCTGCCCCTCGATTCCCACCGTGCCGTCGGCGCCGATCTTCTTCACCGGATCCCATGTCTCTCCCGGCTTCGCTTTGCGATACGGCGCGGCATCGGAGATGATGAGCGGACCGGAATCGTCGACGGCGAGCGGAACCATGG encodes the following:
- a CDS encoding amidase encodes the protein MTLPLPEYDQLDGLAMADLVHRREITPTELAEAALARMAARNPALNAIVRPLEAMAREMAQALEAALKASPDHHAPFVGVPMVIKDMLANIANVPTSFGNHRLQQIVAPDDSELVARYRRAGAVFIGKSNTPEFGLTPFTESEALGPAHNPWDTGKTTGGSSGGSGAAVAARIVPIGHGGDGGGSIRIPASCNGVFGLKPSRGRMPTGPVFGDSWRGFVQEHVLTISVRDSAAMLDATAGEDIGTPVACPRQERPYLDEVQRDPEPLRIAVTTTPFFGKDVHPDCIAALDDAATLLSSLGHHVERAEPVVNGAALARAFLTIVAGECRADIAWLGQQLGRRPRMDDVEVSTWALGLVGRSLSAGDYASAARELQMAGRVVGRFHERYDLLLTPTLAAPPFTIGALQPTALERAALSVIGRFGLGNALRAAGMLDDIVDKVYAFMPYTALFNVTGQPAMSVPLYWNATGLPIGTQMVARFGDEATLFQVAGQLERARPWAARVPF
- a CDS encoding ATP-binding cassette domain-containing protein, whose amino-acid sequence is MALISLQGATIAFGGPPVLDGANFAIERGERVCLLGRNGAGKSTFMQVLDGTLAPDDGLVVRQGGVTVARLEQDVPRTLSGSIFDVVASGLGERGRLLTAFHAASVRVSTDHSDAALAELDRRHRQIDAADGWQLHRRVETVLQHLQLDADALIEHASGGRTRQTLLARALVSAPDVLLLDEPTNHLDIDAIEWMETYLIAQGITLVFVTHDRAFLRRVATRVVELDRGQLADFGTSYETYLERKDAMLHAESKAWEDFDRRLAQEEVWIRTGIQARRTRNEGRVRALEAMRVDRATRRERVGTTRAQVQEADRSGRLVIETQGLTFSHGDRPIVRDLTTTIMRGDRVGLIGPNGSGKTTLIRLLLGELAPDAGVVRHGTNLEIAYFDQLREQLDPEQTVFESIGEGSEWVQIGNERRHVHGYLQDFLFSPDRARTPIRALSGGERNRLLLARLFTKRFNVLVLDEPTNDLDMETLDVLESLLLGFGGTLLLVSHDRAFLDAVVTSTLVFEGRGEVHEYVGGYSDWIRQRPVPAEAVLAPARASEAAPARPSAAPVKEKRRKLSFKESAELDGLPDRIAAAEEERDGCYAQLADPMVLRDGARVVALQARAAQLDEEVLAMMERWEVLEALR
- a CDS encoding DUF885 family protein gives rise to the protein MSARSTVAFPVTVLATVSMLLAHPDVATAQSAGIPPTTRQIFPADPKASVPVLGSVMTSTTSELADIVVRYSADAGSLQRRYDTPDSPSRRARLKNFYGTWRQRLAEFDFGKLSQEGKVDYVLLDNHLRYQLELMGREDQQLRETAALTPFAPTLLKLQEDRRELLSVDGQKSARLLADVTKQVDSLRALLEPAPARPAGDTATRARPAVPRVSRTAANRAADEVDQVRSVVTNWYRYYNGYDPLFSWWVTNPWQRLDESLRRYAQTVRQRLVGIQVANAAPAGQGGTPGAPAGGQQGGGAPGGGGARNAAAANEPIIGDPIGAEGLAMDLRHAMIPYSAEELIAIAEKEYAFSEAEAKKAARQMGFGDDWKAAMEKIKDAYVEPGKQPDLIRDLANEAESFFDKHDWVTIPALAREDWRMEMLSPERQRVSPFFLGGENILVSYPTADMTEEEKLMSLRGNNPYFSRAVVFHELNPGHHLQGFMSARYNPHRRMFSTPFWNEGQSLYWEMFLWDRDFHVRPEDRLGALAWRMHRSARIVFSLSFHLGKMTPEQCIEYLVDKVPFERANSEAEVRRSFNGSYSPIYQAAYMLGGLQLRALYKELVMSRKMTDRQFHDAILQGGPMPIAMVRARLAKVPLTRDGAAPWRFADELPAPRPFPVK
- a CDS encoding DCC1-like thiol-disulfide oxidoreductase family protein — translated: MSVAEPRPLGASLPRQAPILLYDGECGVCAASVQFVLRHERALASAAHRLYFAPLRGEVASRLRKEHPTLAGVDSVIWVTGILGHSPAILVRSDAVLAVLRYLGGPWRWLAAAGRIVPRGFRDTLYGMIARRRYRLAPRRCLLPSAIGPSRFLD
- a CDS encoding M20/M25/M40 family metallo-hydrolase is translated as MSSHLPMLSRSRVARITPLMAACLLSIPVCATGAQSGASTAAVPAVLPTASIVIDSADPVAVMVSQLDLAKYKATIKGLAQFGDRRQGTKRNRDAVDWIEAQLRSYGCTNTERITYEYNPPAPQPRPANTGGAGNAANRPPAALTAVGGGRPRGIRTRTGVNNDSLRQPDARLRALNAEPSTPGRRQEVYCTKVGTTRPDEMYIVGGHMDGIGWGEAVNDDASGTAIVMELARIFSDPRVQTERSVRFILWNNEETGLNGAHAYVDQRARLQGIEEPKGSGKYPEPRWLGMIQHDMMMFDHGMPKADGTIPKDQRPEADVNIEFQANSKMAKQSAELAWALHGANTKYATDYPAQVGPHMTNTDSGPFQDLVASVSMRENERGTQIGSGWDPHWHQPTDLFITFSDADFRLGLNAAQTTLGAVAKLVGAMVRK